One segment of Tenrec ecaudatus isolate mTenEca1 chromosome 1, mTenEca1.hap1, whole genome shotgun sequence DNA contains the following:
- the RSC1A1 gene encoding regulatory solute carrier protein family 1 member 1: MGNHAGLARCVSASVCPIKPSDPESLEPRAARAVEASAEFQMSSEKREHLLPQQVPSDGASSADSAPAGQSPTLPSQKSSEEAIVADTPKKSPAETSTQGLKFHLCERRESSLSVTTARMHDPHAFLLGKSWHPEHQHLSQVNDLQEHEEEPGDAQHEAVDQNVLHEPERLCNTGGPELLGEGQQNQQKCVALEAETKEGRLQLNVDLLGTQKNPLPSGCFDSSNSETLMEVDVVEQSRVAVFNSAGSQNTDTLHSPLMEVETAMYNHSSEILSNSISTQDLQLPENSVEMSSVCKECGHSFSSLSLCGSCPSSVESAEEPYSSVTAALKELHELLVISSNPASENTAEEVFGQSETATIQAETEDLSERWAQRKPLPATQDKQPPHVPGCQQTVSVPVNTEKMEDTSPAPGMEGVENGNFRGPGGDGLPADTEAVSKSRESASESSSVPTASAETSNQLHCTTGAEISPTLSAGEEDSVYQTCAEQMTSLPLSFVLVRDLGQGIQNPVADRPEAREDVCPEAASPFLEREPSASLPSSPSFLPPLVFPAADIDRILRAGFTLQEALGALRRVDGNADLALLVLLAKNIVVPT, translated from the coding sequence ATGGGTAATCATGCGGGTCTTGCTCGCTGCGTCTCGGCTTCAGTCTGCCCTATAAAACCCAGTGACCCTGAGAGCCTGGAACCCAGAGCTGCCAGAGCTGTGGAGGCTTCGGCTGAATTTCAGATGAGCTCTGAGAAAAGAGAGCATCTTCTTCCTCAACAGGTTCCTTCTGATGGTGCTTCTTCAGCAGATAGTGCCCCCGCAGGCCAGAGTCCGACTCTGCCCTCGCAGAAGTCCTCAGAAGAAGCCATTGTTGCAGATACTCCCAAAAAATCTCCTGCCGAAACAAGCACCCAGGGCCTCAAATTTCACCTCTGTGAGAGACGGGAAAGTAGTCTGTCTGTCACAACTGCTCGGATGCACGACCCACACGCATTTCTCCTTGGAAAGAGCTGGCATCCAGAACATCAGCATCTGAGTCAAGTGAACGACCTTCAGGAGCATGAAGAAGAACCAGGGGATGCACAGCATGAGGCTGTAGACCAGAATGTTCTACATGAGCCAGAACGTCTCTGTAACACAGGGGGGCCTGaactccttggagaagggcaacaGAACCAACAAAAATGTGTGGCTTTAGAAGCCGAGACCAAAGAGGGCAGGCTGCAGCTGAATGTGGACCTTCTCGGCACACAGAAGAATCCTCTACCTTCAGGATGCTTTGACAGCTCAAATTCAGAAACACTTATGGAAGTAGATGTCGTTGAACAATCCCGGGTTGCTGTGTTTAATTCAGCGGGCAGTCAGAACACCGACACCCTGCATAGTCCCTTAATGGAAGTAGAAACAGCAATGTATAACCATTCATCTGAAATTTTATCCAATTCTATTTCCACTCAGGATTTACAGCTCCCAGAAAACAGTGTCGAAATGTCCAGCGTGTGTAAAGAATGTGGCCATAGCTTCTCCTCTTTAAGTCTTTGTGGCAGTTGTCCGTCCTCTGTGGAGTCAGCAGAGGAACCATACTCATCGGTAACGGCAGCTCTGAAGGAACTTCACGAACTGTTGGTCATCAGTAGTAACCCTGCCTCAGAAAATACAGCTGAGGAAGTGTTCGGCCAGTCTGAAACAGCCACGATCCAAGCAGAGACCGAAGACCTTTCCGAAAGATGGGCCCAACGCAAGCCTCTTCCAGCTACCCAGGACAAGCAGCCTCCGCACGTCCCGGGCTGTCAGCAGACTGTGTCCGTACCAGTGAACACAGAGAAAATGGAAGACACTTCTCCTGCCCCGGGCATGGAGGGGGTGGAAAATGGGAACTTCAGAGGCCCAGGTGGTGACGGCCTGCCTGCTGACACAGAAGCTGTCTCCAAGTCTAGGGAATCCGCCAGCGAGAGCAGTTCTGTCCCTACGGCCTCAGCAGAAACGTCTAATCAGCTGCACTGCACCACAGGTGCAGAAATTTCCCCCACACTTTCAGCAGGTGAGGAGGATTCAGTCTATCAGACTTGTGCTGAGCAGATGACATCCTTGCCACTCAGTTTCGTGTTGGTTAGAGACTTAGGTCAGGGCATACAGAATCCAGTGGCTGACAGGCCTGAAGCCAGAGAAGATGTCTGTCCTGAAGCTGCCAGCCCATTCCTGGAGCGTGAGCCATCTGCCAGCCTCCCATcgagtccttccttccttccacccttggttttccctgctgcagACATTGACCGGATTCTCAGGGCTGGCTTTACGCTGCAGGAAGCGCTCGGGGCTTTGCGTCGGGTTGATGGAAACGCAGACCTGGCTCTTCTTGTtttgctggcaaagaacattgtgGTTCCTACTTGA